The proteins below are encoded in one region of Heliangelus exortis chromosome 22, bHelExo1.hap1, whole genome shotgun sequence:
- the SEC16A gene encoding protein transport protein Sec16A isoform X1: MQQPPQTVPAGAAAPPPAGIARNIYWRSSSLSKRAGATAAPVQPVTDPFAFGRQPPQASPLDNPSKGNPLVMQSSPPGAFPQAAALHTSLSPRAGDNPHGPHTPSSAPGSQPGGNASTFSNVPTPSPSPGYVLNSTAEVHPNAELGLHGPVGPLHCNTGAAVENSFSVHPGMVSASNKPGGRQDVDRDPSDVPSGPSAAALFPPPPQQPVSQWRPVQGNLQPPVQNFVPYPEPSSQTDVHNVSQSSVSTSHPPPQTNLQQGPLHQGIPQNIMQAPSSVGCEKNGKNSSANSSHHTNSIQPANVFRQNTEVTWLNQPYPEHFYPQPPLQDSSLVVPTAQENNPQNQTPNMSETSNRAVPTDRDPGTLSMFFKGDEAENEEILSCEKSYVAEKAEFEACQPNSASLYQLPGHPQWAAANVQSQAQAGPGPASEMVQKGMDVQYFPKIVSQQEPQAGKHSLFVSDDKAHIQGVSGNSGTQYENVENLECIQNQEVLPSEPQNMSASSLAAGPDLYRYGAFPGQMLPKNSVVSHAEGGPNLEAPDSLPHPVRPDSVSSNYSSISHRSASGSVRAQEQVGTFIQQESGKPDEETSASFFKQIDSSPLGGDSSELNLGKNYHGNLSQPPTPSPPKPTGVFQTSANSSFEPVRSHGVGIKPAEIDQAKMVVELRENHSNQKHIKKNPAVPAASPGNLEQPPDNLETIFMPQVHPLPLAVTGEAGNTLHSGPVMENIHSVSERRSSTRAQGVVKKCDSPATTLWAQNELPNFGGNVLLAPAAPAVYVPAKQTVEVIQPPEEGLSNQQLSKPGTMAVPLAQDGNIASENLENPPKMGEEEALQSQASSGYASLLSSPPTESLQNQPILIAQPNQSYNLAQPINFSISLSNQLSSNENNQPMKDSGAGDKPAVGPQTSHASGIISGENLPLPVMQVGSLLVNALPNTNLLKHNLLQSPVNSSDTAANQPANLLMKTPLNLAPEGQKSVTEGFVPEFASKPGTNSSFPPGTNLPSGSTSALVPPVKSVGQDNNSANLANSNEEAAGALDFTVSRTSEKNSANNSVQVHNQPLPGGPVCPQQSAGSTGQVGPEVHDKQHFYQQVTKDVQHQAGSDRALQGTLQAAQVEQPTSSGQPSVPQNYQVAAGTKAMQASQGQGLSNHPQEAGSAQLTARGEQTSPEKQPVPGQPAGAPTSTAPTSTAPPASTTQSAVPGVQQDLQHPPLPQTPQDAFGPPQNPYYYYRHPYDAYQPPYPPPYPPGDPRTAHLYYMEDTYGQYDPRYRHYDTGTAYMDPGSYRYPEPERPSSRASHCSDRPASRQGYPEDYCTKSGWSDYYPGYYPNSYDYGDPSRWERYSSAYNSRYRDPRSYDQRYWYDSEHNPYQKREAYPYGNRRDLYEDNWRYDPRFTGSFDDESEPHRDPYGDEFDRRSVHSEHSGHSLRSSRSVHSHHSSFSSRSQQSQLYRSNHDLTANTYETTAQAVSLHPDYSYGGYDPNFDGQQTFTEYGYPTEAGWAAVEQAPLRPSTPEKFSVPHICARFGPGGFLIKVLPNLPSEGQPALVEIHSMETMLQHSPEQEEMRAFPGPLAKDDTHKVDVINFAQNKAAQCFKNENLIDKESASLLWDFIVLLCRQNGTVVGTDLAELLLRDHKTVWLPGKSPNEANLIDFTNEALEQAEEESGEAQLSFLTDSLITAIDSLEKETERFRELLLYGRKKDALESAMKHGLWGHALLLASKMDSRTHARVMTRFANSLPINDPLQTVYQLMSGRMPAASTCCGDEKWGDWRPHLAMVLSNLTNNVDLESRTIATMGDTLASKGLLDAAHFCYLMAQVGFGVYTRKTTKLVLIGSNHSLPFFKFATNEAIQRTEAYEYAQSLGTQPGCLPNFQVFKFIYACRLAEMGLAAQAFHYCEVISRTVLKDPRYYSPVLIGQLIQMSSQLRLFDPQIKEKPEQESFIEPSWLVRLRHLDGQIKEGAIAYNTDRSTPPPYGCSTPSSELDHASQCDGAGPGRDLAPGAENPLLASLLPNMAQSVQLMPSVPQAVLDGSAAMIPPGDQEAPQSVPFYPVASQPVGPGPGFVPPGFSNPYGTEPSPMYSGSALPPGGPPQEIDPRSEEQPNLETGMQRIAPESASQNSFPDQREEDFYGRMASMGYGRRSRTTSESSAHSVGRERANSAAKQPSPPPPVPAGKETKQEKKEPAPRKTGANWFRWLMGKGKTEAHLPDDKNKSIVWDEQKQRWVNLDEPEEESKPPPPPPTAFPKVPQAAPPGPGGPPGAPVNVFSRRAAGSRARYVDVLNPGGTKSSGAAPAPSDLFAPLAPMPIPANVFVPNSVPGEPQAMEGSGVAEHTPAANQTNTDPAAAVEPEYLNPAVLPPGSGLPVSNPDGSQSGELSRSSSMSSLSREVSQHFNQPATVPPSGGPSAGVVPFYNPSQFAQSPAATGSSRLGRIGQRKYPTLK, translated from the exons ATGCAGCAGCCTCCTCAGACTgttccagcaggagctgcagctccaccTCCTGCAGGCATTGCTCGGAACATCTActggaggagcagctccctCAGCAAACGAGCCGGTGCAACAGCTGCCCCCGTGCAGCCTGTGACAGACCCTTTTGCCTTTGGCAGGCAGCCTCCCCAGGCTTCTCCTTTAGATAATCCATCCAAGGGCAATCCATTGGTTATGCAAAGCTCTCCCCCGGGGGCGTTCCCGCAGGCAGCTGCCCTGCACACTTCACTGTCACCACGGGCAGGGGACAATCCTCATGGACCGCACACAccttcctcagctcctggctctcagCCAGGAGGAAATGCCAGTACGTTTTCTAATGTTCCAACTCCTTCACCATCCCCAGGATACGTTCTGAACAGCACTGCAGAAGTGCATCCAAATGCAGAGCTGGGACTCCACGGGCCTGTAGGACCTTTGCATTGTAACACAGGAGCAGCAGTTGAAAATTCCTTCAGTGTGCATCCTGGAATGGTGTCTGCATCAAACAAGCCTGGAGGCAGGCAAGATGTTGATAGAGATCCAAGTGATGTTCCTTCAGGACCCAGTGCAGCAGCACtcttccctccacccccccagcagcctgtgTCTCAGTGGAGGCCTGTTCAAGGTAACCTGCAACCTCCAGTTCAAAATTTTGTGCCCTACCCTGAGCCATCTTCTCAGACTGATGTTCATAATGTTTCACAGTCTTCTGTTAGCACGTCTCATCCTCCTCCACAGACAAATTTACAGCAGGGTCCTCTACACCAAGGTATTCCACAAAATATCATGCAAGCACCTTCATCAGTTGGCTGtgaaaagaatgggaaaaataGCTCTGCAAATAGCAGTCACCACACAAACAGCATCCAGCCTGCAAATGTGTTCAGGCAGAACACAGAAGTGACTTGGTTAAATCAACCATACCCAGAACACTTTTACCCACAGCCACCTCTCCAAGACTCCAGTTTGGTTGTTCCCACAGCTCAGGAAAATAACCCCCAAAACCAGACTCCTAACATGTCTGAAACATCAAATAGAGCAGTTCCCACGGATCGAGATCCAGGAACTCTCTCCATGTTTTTCAAAGGGGATGaggcagaaaatgaagaaatccTTTCGTGTGAAAAAAGCTACGTGGCTGAGAAAGCAGAGTTTGAGGCTTGTCAGCCAAATTCAGCATCTTTGTATCAGCTGCCAGGGCATCCTCAGTGGGCTGCAGCTAATGTTCAGTCTCAGGCACAGGCTGGTCCAGGCCCAGCCAGTGAGATGGTACAAAAAGGAATGGATGTCCAGTACTTCCCTAAAATTGTAAGCCAGCAGGAGCCACAGGCTGGTAAGCACTCTCTGTTTGTTAGTGATGACAAGGCACACATACAAGGTGTGTCTGGGAATAGTGGGACACAGTATGAAAATGTTGAGAACCTGGAGTGCATTCAGAATCAAGAAGTGCTGCCAAGTGAGCCACAGAACATGAGTGCTTCATCCCTTGCTGCTGGTCCTGATCTCTACAGGTACGGAGCCTTTCCAGGTCAGATGCTTCCAAAGAATTCTGTTGTGAGCCATGCTGAAGGAGGACCAAATTTGGAGGCACCTGATTCCTTACCTCACCCTGTCCGACCAGACAGTGTGTCTTCAAACTATAGCAGCATCAGCCACAGGAGTGCTTCTGGCTCAGTGAGAGCTCAGGAGCAAGTGGGTACATTTATTCAGCAAGAAAGTGGGAAGCCTGATGAGGAGACCTCTGCCAGCTTCTTCAAACAGATTGACTCCTCTCCTCTGGGAGGTGATTCAAGTGAGCTAAACCTGGGCAAGAACTACCATGGTAATCTATCCCAGCCTCCAACTCCAAGTCCTCCTAAACCTACAGGAGTATTTCAGACAAGTGCAAATAGTTCTTTTGAACCTGTGAGGTCCCATGGAGTTGGGATAAAACCTGCAGAGATTGACCAAGCAAAGATGGTGGTTGAGTTAAGAGAGAACCACTCAAACCAAAAGCATATCAAGAAGAAtccagctgtgccagctgcaTCCCCAGGAAACCTTGAACAGCCACCAGATAATCTGGAAACTATTTTTATGCCTCAGGTACACCCACTGCCTCTTGCAGTCACTGGTGAAGCTGGAAATACATTGCACTCTGGGCCTGTTATGGAAAACATACACTCAGTATCTGAGAGAAGGTCCTCAACAAGAGCTCAGGGAGTAGTTAAGAAGTGTGATAGCCCAGCAACAACTTTGTGGGCTCAGAATGAGTTGCCTAATTTTGGGGGAAATGTTCTTCtagctcctgctgctcctgcagtgtATGTACCTGCCAAACAAACTGTAGAAGTCATTCAGCCACCAGAAGAAGGCCTGTCTAATCAGCAGCTGAGTAAACCAGGGACTATGGCTGTGCCACTTGCCCAAGATGGGAACATAGCTTCTGAAAATCTTGAGAATCCTCCCAaaatgggagaagaggaggcacTTCAGTCTCAGGCAAGTTCTGGTTATGCAAGTTTGTTGTCTTCTCCACCTACAGAGTCTTTGCAAAATCAACCTATCCTGATTGCTCAGCCTAATCAAAGCTATAACTTGGCTCAgccaattaatttttctatttctctatCTAATCAGCTAAGCAGCAATGAAAACAATCAGCCAATGAAGGActctggggctggggacaagCCTGCAGTGGGTCCCCAAACATCACATGCCAGTGGGATAATTTCTGGGGAAAACCTGCCATTACCTGTGATGCAAGTTGGATCTCTATTAGTAAATGCACTTCCAAATACTAATTTgttaaaacataatttattaCAAAGCCCTGTTAATTCCTCTGATACTGCTGCTAATCAGCCTGCAAACTTGCTTATGAAAACTCCGCTCAATTTGGCTCCAGAAGGGCAAAAGAGTGTTACGGAAGGTTTTGTTCCTGAATTTGCTAGCAAGCCAGGGACTAACTCATCCTTTCCTCCTGGGACAAATCTCCCCAGTGGAAGTACAAGTGCACTGGTCCCCCCAGTTAAGTCTGTAGGCCAGGATAATAATTCTGCAAATCTTGCAAACAGCAATGAAGAAGCTGCTGGGGCACTCGACTTCACAGTATCACGGACATCAGAGAAGAACAGTGCAAATAATTCTGTGCAGGTGCATAACCAGCCACTTCCTGGTGGTCCAGTGTGTCCTCAACAGTCAGCTGGTAGCACTGGTCAGGTGGGTCCAGAGGTGCATGACAAACAACATTTCTATCAACAGGTGACAAAAGATGTGCAGCATCAGGCTGGGTCAGACAGAGCTTTGCAGGGAACATTGCAAGCAGCTCAGGTGGAGCAGCCGACATCTTCTGGGCAGCCCTCAGTTCCTCAGAACTACCAGGTTGCTGCAGGGACTAAAGCCATGCAGGCATCCCAGGGCCAGGGGCTGAGTAACCATCCCCAGGAGGCAGGTTCAGCACAGCTGACAGCAAGGGGTGAGCAGACCAGTCCTGAGAAGCAGCCAGTGCCTGGACAGCCAGCGGGTGCTCCAACTTCCACAGCTCCAACTtccacagcccctcctgccagcaccactCAGTCAGCTGTGCCAGGTGTGCAGCAAGACCTGCAGCATCCACCCCTGCCTCAGACTCCTCAGGATGCCTTTGGTCCACCCCAGAACCCTTACTACTACTACAGACATCCATATGATGCTTACCAGCCTCCATACCCACCACCTTATCCTCCTGGAGATCCCAGAACAGCTCATCTCTATTACATg GAGGACACCTATGGGCAGTACGACCCTCGGTACCGGCACTACGACACCGGCACCGCCTACATGGACCCTGGCAGCTACCGCTACCCCGAGCCTGAGCGCCCCAGTTCCAGAGCCAGCCACTGCTCTGACAGGCCTGCCTCTAG GCAAGGATATCCTGAAGATTATTGCACAAAAAGTGGATGGAGTGATTATTATCCAGGCTATTACCCAAACTCGTATGATTATGGAG atCCAAGCCGCTGGGAACGTTACTCATCTGCATACAACTCCAGGTACAGAGATCCTAGAAGTTATGATCAGAGGTACTGGTATGATTCTGAACACAACCCTTACCAGAAGAGAGAAGCATATCCCTATGGCAACAG ACGAGACCTCTATGAAGATAACTGGAGGTATGATCCTCGTTTTACTGGAAGCTTTGATGATGAATCTGAGCCCCACAGAGATCCCTACGGTGATGAATTCGACCGCCGCAGCGTCCACAGCGAGCACTCCGGTCACAGCCTGCGGAGCTCTCGCAGTGTTCACAGCCAccacagcagcttcagctcTCGTTCTCAACAA AGTCAGCTGTACAGGAGTAACCATGACCTAACGGCTAACACGTATGAAACTACTGCCCAGGCAGTGTCACTCCACCCTGATTACTCCTACGGCGGATACGATCCCAACTTTGATGGACAACAGACTTTTACAGAATATGGCTACCCGACTGAGGCTGGATGGGCAGCTGTAGAACAAG CACCTTTAAGGCCCTCAACGCCTGAGAAATTTTCAGTGCCTCATATCTGTGCTAGGTTTGGTCCTGGGGGCTTCTTAATAAAAGTGCTGCCAAACCTGCCTTCAGAAGGACAGCCAGCTCTGGTTGAAATACACAGTATGGAG ACTATGCTACAACATTCTCCAGAGCAAGAAGAGATGAGAGCATTTCCTGGTCCTCTTGCAAA ggatgaCACCCATAAAGTGGATGTTATTAATTTTGCACAGAATAAAGCTGCACAGTGCTTTaagaatgaaaatttaattGATAAAGAATCTGCGAGTCTGCTTTGGGACTTTATTGTGCTGTTGTGCAGGCAGAATGGG ACAGTTGTGGGAACAGACCTGGCTGAACTTTTGCTCCGAGATCATAAAACCGTGTGGCTTCCTGGCAAGTCCCCTAATGAGGCAAATTTGATTGATTTCACTAATGAGGCTTTGGAACAAGCAGAAGAGGAATCTGGTGAAGCCCAGCTCTCATTTCTCACTGACAGTCTTATAACTGCAATTGACAGtctggagaaggaaacagagagattcagagagctgctgctttatGGCCGCAAGAAG GATGCTTTGGAGTCTGCCATGAAGCATGGTTTGTGGGGTCATGCTCTGCTACTTGCCAGCAAAATGGACAGCAGAACACATGCAAGAGTTATGACCAG GTTTGCCAACAGTCTCCCAATTAATGACCCTCTGCAGACTGTGTACCAGCTGATGTCTGGAAGGATGCCAGCTGCATCCACG TGCTGTGGAGATGAGAAATGGGGAGACTGGAGGCCTCATCTAGCAATGGTGTTATCCAACTTGACCAATAATGTGGACTTGGAATCCAGGACCATTGCTACCATGGGAGACACTCTTG CTTCTAAAGGCCTGCTGGATGCTGCTCATTTTTGTTACCTTATGGCCCAAGTTGGTTTTGGAGTTTACACAAGGAAGACAACAAAGCTTGTCTTAATTGGATCAAATCACAG CTTACCATTTTTTAAGTTTGCCACCAATGAAGCTATTCAAAGAACAGAAGCCTATGAATATGCACAATCATTAGGAACTCAGCCTGGCTGCTTACCCAATTTCCAG GTTTTCAAATTCATCTATGCCTGCCGACTGGCTGAGATGGGGCTTGCTGCTCAGGCTTTCCATTACTGTGAAGTCATTTCCAGAACTGTCCTTAAAGACCCACGTTACTATTCCCCTGTCCTTATTGGCCAGCTAATCCAG ATGTCATCACAGCTACGCCTGTTTGACCCCCAGATAAAAGAAAAGCCAGAACAGGAATCTTTTATTGAGCCTTCCTGGTTAGTGAGGCTTCGACACCTGGATGGACAGATCAAG GAGGGTGCAATAGCTTATAACACAGACAGATCCACCCCACCACCATATGGCTGTAGCACACCAAGCTCAGAATTAGACCACGCCAGTCAGTGTGATGGAGCAGGACCTGGCCGTGACCTGGCTCCAGGTGCTGAAAATCCTTTGTTAGCATCCTTGTTACCCAATATGGCTCAAAGTGTGCAACTGATGCCTTCAG TACCTCAGGCTGTCCTTGATGGCTCAGCTGCTATGATTCCTCCTGGTGACCAGGAAGCTCCCCAAAGTGTCCCATTTTATCCAGTGGCTTCTCAGCCTGTTGGTCCAGGACCTGGCTTTGTACCTCCAGGATTTTCAAATCCATATGGAACTGAACCATCACCAATGTATTCAGGGTCAGCACTACCACCAGGAGGACCACCACAAGAAATTGACCCACGATCAGAAGAGCAGCCAAACCTGGAAACAG gaatgCAGAGAATTGCCCCAGAGTCTGCTTCACAAAACTCTTTTCCTGATCAGAGAGAGGAGGATTTCTATGGCAGAATGGCAAGCATG GGCTATGGGCGAAGATCACGAACGACTTCAGAGTCCTCTGCTCACTCTGTGGGACGAGAAAGAGCCAActctgcagcaaagcagccctctcctcctccccctgttcctgcagggaaagagactaaacaagaaaaaaaggaaccagCACCTAGAAAG actGGTGCAAACTGGTTTCGCTGGCTGATGGGCAAAGGGAAGACTGAAGCTCACCTTCCAGATGACAAGAACAAATCA ATTGTTTGGGATGAACAGAAGCAACGCTGGGTGAATCTGGATGAACCAGAAGAGGAG AGTAAgcctccaccaccacctccaaCAGCATTTCCTAAAGTTCCTCAAGCTGCTCCCCCAGGACCTGGAGGTCCCCCTGGTGCCCCTGTCAATGTGTTCTCCAGAAGAGCAG cTGGAAGCAGAGCCCGTTATGTTGATGTCCTGAATCCAGGTGGAACCAAGTCAAGTGGTGCTGCTCCTGCACCATCAGACCTATTTGCCCCCCTGGCACCAATGCCAATTCCTGCAAATGTCTTTGTTCCAAACTCAG TGCCAGGGGAACCCCAGGCAATGGAAGGGAGTGGTGTAGCAGAGCACACACCAGCTGCAAATCAGACCAACACAGatcctgctgcagctgttgAACCAGAG taTTTAAACCCTGCAGTCCTTCCTCCTGGCTCTGGACTTCCCGTTTCTAACCCTGATGGCTCCCAGTCAGGAGAG CTTTCGCGCTCTAGTTCAATGAGTTCATTATCACGTGAAGTAAGCCAGCATTTTAATCAG